A region of Anguilla anguilla isolate fAngAng1 chromosome 18, fAngAng1.pri, whole genome shotgun sequence DNA encodes the following proteins:
- the LOC118217708 gene encoding uncharacterized protein LOC118217708, producing the protein MSEEKRKRRSQYARSWRSAKKCLRTTRANSHRDDTQSSSNGIAGHREEINIPEPRNSHEEVTRTGVPYSDVEIPHLGEDAVTDSQVDTDLDHPKDSSLCEELRAWANEFSIKPNALDALLKILQQHGHQELPSTSHTLMQTSRDVFAQWVFKNFLVPTMLHKKPSSINFRREVRSPQLGIPASPNPSSFADEFSTFCAAAQMESRAQDQTTEFQRVVLQQLATITETQVEITQMLRRLKRNEPGALRVSVLDALDPAKSEDELQVLEDQLQDKEHQRKMTQYLSTMGGKDLADGVRRVMLAIATHTVWSNYSVHGKKGKKPLKNMTVYSVILRAVMASRPNDTMADVAVQVQETLKHAPARCKKVSAEAPGPPSISPSDGEL; encoded by the exons atgagtgaagaaaagagaaagagaaggagccAGTACGCAAGGAGCTGGAGGTCTGCGAAGAAATGTCTTCGTACGACGAGGGCAAACTCCCACCGTGATGATACTCAGTCATCCTCCAATGGCATTGCAGGACACCGGGAGGAGATTAATATTCCTGAGCCCCGTAACAGTCATGAGGAGGTGACGAGAACTGGTGTCCCTTACTCAGATGTGGAAATTCCACACTTGGGTGAAGATGCCGTTACAGACAGCCAAGTGGACACTGACTTGGATCACCCTAAAGATTCTTCTCTGTGTGAGGAATTGCGGGCCTGGGCAAATGAGTTCTCGATCAAGCCTAATGCCTTGGATGCTTTGCTTAAGATCTTGCAGCAACATGGCCACCAAGAACTGCCTTCCACCAGCCACACACTGATGCAAACTTCCAGGGATGTATTTGCTcagtgggtttttaaaaattttttagtTCCCACCATGCTACACAAGAAGCCATCGAGCATTAATTTCAGAAGAG AGGTCCGGAGCCCCCAGCTTGGCATTCCAGCTTCACCAAATCCATCAAGCTTTGCAGATG agTTCTCTACATTTTGCGCAGCAGCTCAAATGGAAAGTAGAGCACAAGACCAGACTACAG AATTTCAGAGAGTGGTGTTGCAGCAGCTGGCCACAATCACTGAGACACAAGTAGAAATCACGCAGATGTTAAGGAGACTGAAAAGAAACGAGCCCGGTGCTTTAAGGGTGTCGGTGCTGGATGCACTGGACCCTGCGAAATCCGAAGATGAGCTGCAGGTCTTGGAAGACCAGCTGCAGGACAAAGAACATCAGAGGAAGATG ACACAATATCTGAGTACAATGGGCGGGAAAGACTTGGCAGATGGAGTCCGGCGGGTCATGCTGGCGATTGCTACACACACTGTTTGGAGCAACTACAGTGTGCACGGAAAGAAGGGGAAGAAGCCTCTGAAGAATATGACAGTATACAGTGTCATATTAC GGGCAGTTATGGCCTCCAGGCCAAACGATACCATGGCAGACGTGGCCGTCCAGGTGCAGGAGACACTGAAACATGCCCCTGCCCGATGCAAAAAG GTATCTGCAGAAGCTCCAGGCCCTCCGTCCATCTCTCCTTCAGATGGGGAACTTTAA